Proteins encoded together in one Ignavibacteriales bacterium window:
- a CDS encoding class II aldolase/adducin family protein, with protein MESKNQNIEILIDICHRLYANRFVAATDGNVSVRLDNGNFLTTRTAINKGMVTAEDLIEIDFQGNITLKSGIRNSTSEIRNGEPSINPHPSSLESKPSTEVGMHIYIYSQRTDVNAVVHAHPPYATGFATARQPLNDCLLPEVIVGLGAIPLAEYATPSTDEVVKSLEPYVKTADAILLANHGVVTYGKDLWDAYFKMEKAEHAAHITYIARMLGGEKPLNQEEVEKLRAISNQSYGKDFSNKIACQTSCSSEEKSVTSPSDDEIREIVKKMLTA; from the coding sequence ATGGAATCGAAAAATCAAAATATTGAAATATTAATTGATATCTGCCACCGTCTGTACGCAAACCGTTTTGTCGCTGCAACCGATGGTAATGTTAGTGTTCGGCTCGATAATGGCAACTTCCTCACTACGCGCACTGCCATTAACAAGGGTATGGTCACTGCTGAAGATTTGATTGAGATAGATTTCCAGGGAAATATTACTTTGAAATCCGGAATTCGAAATTCAACATCTGAAATCAGAAATGGCGAACCATCCATCAACCCTCATCCTTCATCCTTAGAATCAAAGCCATCTACAGAAGTTGGCATGCACATTTATATTTATTCTCAGCGAACCGATGTCAACGCAGTTGTGCATGCGCACCCACCGTATGCTACAGGATTTGCTACAGCTCGTCAACCGTTGAATGATTGCCTATTACCGGAAGTGATAGTCGGTCTTGGCGCAATACCTCTTGCAGAATATGCTACTCCATCCACAGATGAAGTCGTAAAATCGTTAGAACCATATGTGAAAACCGCAGATGCGATTCTTTTGGCTAATCACGGTGTCGTTACTTACGGCAAGGATTTGTGGGATGCGTATTTCAAAATGGAAAAGGCTGAACACGCCGCTCACATCACTTATATCGCTCGAATGTTGGGCGGAGAAAAACCGCTCAATCAGGAGGAAGTTGAAAAACTTCGGGCAATAAGTAATCAATCGTATGGCAAGGATTTTTCCAATAAAATTGCATGTCAGACAAGTTGTTCAAGTGAAGAAAAATCCGTAACTTCTCCATCTGATGATGAAATACGAGAAATTGTAAAAAAAATGCTAACAGCTTAG
- a CDS encoding aspartate-semialdehyde dehydrogenase, whose amino-acid sequence MKQFNVAVIGATGLVGRKMIQVLEERKFPVAKLRLLASAKSAGTTIVFNGRNVDVDELTKESFKGVDVALFSAGGAISKEFAPYAVKTGALVIDNSSAFRMEPDVPLVVPEVNPQDIFKHKGIIANPNCSTIQMVVVLKPIHDRWRIKRLVVSTYQGITGAGKKAVDQLEGELMKNSIVENKLPHQIAYNVLPQIDVFAEGGYTKEEIKIVNETKKIMGDESIQVTATCARVPVIGGHSESVNIELEQPFRITDVTGLLRRARGVKLQDDVSKSIYPMPIWSHEKDDVFVGRIRRDETIKNGLNLWIVSDNLRKGAATNAVQIAEECIKQVKI is encoded by the coding sequence GAAAGAAAATTTCCTGTCGCTAAACTTCGACTGCTTGCTTCAGCAAAATCTGCAGGGACTACAATTGTTTTTAACGGTCGGAATGTTGATGTCGACGAGTTGACAAAGGAAAGTTTTAAAGGAGTAGATGTAGCATTATTTTCCGCCGGTGGAGCAATTAGCAAAGAATTCGCACCTTATGCCGTAAAGACGGGAGCACTTGTTATAGATAACAGCAGTGCATTCCGCATGGAGCCTGATGTACCACTTGTTGTACCAGAAGTCAATCCGCAAGATATATTCAAACACAAAGGTATCATCGCAAATCCAAATTGCTCTACAATTCAAATGGTTGTTGTGCTGAAACCGATTCACGATAGATGGAGAATTAAGCGGCTTGTTGTTTCCACATATCAGGGAATAACAGGTGCAGGTAAAAAGGCGGTTGATCAGCTTGAAGGAGAATTGATGAAAAATTCAATTGTTGAGAACAAACTGCCGCACCAGATCGCTTACAATGTTCTGCCCCAGATTGATGTTTTTGCTGAAGGCGGTTATACTAAAGAAGAAATCAAGATTGTCAACGAAACGAAAAAAATAATGGGAGACGAATCGATTCAAGTAACTGCCACCTGTGCGCGTGTGCCTGTTATCGGCGGGCATAGTGAATCGGTTAACATTGAACTTGAACAGCCATTCAGGATTACAGACGTGACCGGTTTGCTGCGGAGAGCGCGGGGAGTGAAGTTGCAAGATGATGTTTCGAAAAGCATTTATCCAATGCCCATCTGGTCGCATGAGAAGGATGATGTATTCGTGGGTCGCATCCGCCGCGATGAAACGATTAAAAACGGATTGAATCTATGGATTGTTTCCGACAATCTCCGCAAAGGCGCTGCAACCAATGCAGTGCAGATAGCGGAGGAATGCATTAAACAAGTAAAAATTTAA